In the genome of Bacillus sp. Marseille-P3661, one region contains:
- a CDS encoding Lin0512 family protein — protein sequence MEKIMFIETGMGIDVHGQDITRASIRAIQNAIHFNSMPGIRSVLPGNSLDNMRVNVKLAIPTDKDNLDVDAVKATLPFGQITVEVMDGGMSTTSGIVLEEKGDKNDQMYIVVAAVEVGY from the coding sequence ATGGAAAAAATTATGTTTATTGAAACTGGCATGGGTATTGATGTACATGGTCAAGATATTACTCGTGCGTCTATTCGTGCAATTCAAAACGCAATACACTTTAATTCAATGCCGGGGATTAGGTCTGTATTACCGGGAAACAGTCTAGATAATATGCGTGTTAATGTAAAGCTTGCTATACCAACAGATAAAGATAATCTTGATGTTGATGCAGTAAAAGCAACTCTACCGTTTGGACAAATAACAGTCGAAGTTATGGATGGTGGAATGAGTACAACAAGTGGCATTGTATTGGAAGAAAAAGGAGATAAAAACGACCAAATGTACATCGTTGTTGCAGCGGTTGAAGTTGGTTATTAA
- a CDS encoding NAD(P)-dependent oxidoreductase has translation MKVGFIGVGVMGSRMVKRLLAAGYDVSVYNRSPEKVAPLVELGAHDAKEIESLVTGVDVICTCLSMPNDSLDVYLASNGVIKNAKEGTICIDFTTVGADTSQMIYNKAIEKGINFLDAPVSGGPEGAELGSLTIMVGGDSVPYEKVLPLLNYLGEMIQHLGSSGSGSIAKLINQYLVAVNSLAASEAMVTGAALGLDSGQLYNILKVSYGDSKMLRRHMESFVLNRQFEPGGAVKYIHKDVRLANKLVEESGLHQFTGTLAEKAFNEAMEQGLAELDMSAVIQTLEKKCNVVVKGK, from the coding sequence ATGAAGGTTGGTTTTATAGGGGTAGGTGTGATGGGATCGAGAATGGTCAAGCGATTATTAGCAGCAGGTTACGATGTCTCGGTCTATAATCGTTCACCAGAAAAAGTGGCACCGCTCGTTGAGTTAGGTGCACATGATGCAAAAGAAATTGAATCACTTGTGACTGGAGTTGACGTGATATGTACATGCCTGTCAATGCCGAATGATTCACTCGATGTATACCTTGCTTCAAATGGTGTGATTAAAAATGCTAAGGAAGGTACAATTTGTATCGATTTTACGACTGTAGGAGCAGATACGAGCCAAATGATATATAATAAGGCGATTGAAAAGGGAATTAACTTTTTAGACGCGCCAGTTAGCGGCGGACCAGAAGGAGCAGAATTAGGAAGTTTGACAATTATGGTCGGTGGTGATTCAGTACCATATGAAAAGGTGTTGCCTCTGTTGAATTATCTTGGGGAAATGATTCAGCATTTAGGGTCTAGTGGTTCAGGTAGCATTGCCAAACTAATTAATCAATATCTCGTGGCTGTAAACTCATTGGCTGCTTCAGAAGCGATGGTTACAGGGGCTGCCCTTGGTTTAGATTCTGGCCAACTTTATAATATCCTTAAGGTAAGTTATGGAGATAGCAAGATGTTGCGCCGACATATGGAGTCATTTGTCCTTAACCGGCAATTTGAACCGGGAGGAGCAGTTAAATATATTCATAAGGATGTTCGATTAGCAAATAAATTAGTTGAAGAATCCGGTCTACACCAATTTACGGGTACTTTGGCGGAGAAAGCTTTTAATGAAGCAATGGAGCAAGGTTTAGCTGAACTCGATATGTCCGCGGTCATACAGACACTAGAAAAGAAATGTAATGTTGTAGTTAAAGGTAAATAG
- a CDS encoding hydroxypyruvate isomerase family protein: MQALAVNISTIYQEYPFLARFKKAQQAGFSSIECQFPYEYPVESIQHELSVYDLTLELINLPPGDWDKGERGIAIFPDRVAEFKQSVELGIQYATCFGTSKIHCMAGVLSENLDREFARDTFIENIRFAAKELAKYHITVVIEPINSGDMPGYFLADVDEAVAIIYEIGLPNVKLQFDFYHIQRIHGNVLSYFKRYLDRVSHIQIADWPGRHQPGTGEMDYKQIFETIEKIGYKGVIGLEYFPNGKSDESFDWLTF, from the coding sequence ATGCAAGCACTTGCGGTTAATATATCCACTATATATCAGGAATACCCTTTTTTGGCTCGATTCAAAAAAGCTCAACAAGCGGGATTTTCTTCAATTGAATGTCAATTTCCATATGAATATCCAGTTGAAAGTATACAGCACGAGCTATCCGTATATGATCTTACATTGGAATTAATAAATTTACCACCGGGTGATTGGGATAAAGGTGAAAGAGGGATCGCGATATTCCCAGATCGTGTTGCTGAATTTAAACAGTCTGTTGAGCTAGGAATTCAGTATGCAACTTGTTTCGGTACAAGTAAAATTCATTGTATGGCCGGTGTTCTTTCCGAGAATTTGGATCGTGAGTTTGCTAGAGATACGTTTATCGAAAATATTAGGTTTGCTGCTAAAGAATTAGCTAAATATCATATAACGGTTGTGATTGAACCAATTAATTCAGGAGATATGCCTGGTTATTTTTTGGCAGATGTTGACGAAGCTGTTGCAATCATATACGAGATAGGCTTACCAAACGTTAAACTTCAGTTTGACTTCTACCATATCCAACGCATACATGGCAATGTACTTTCATACTTCAAACGATATTTGGATAGAGTTAGCCATATTCAAATTGCAGACTGGCCAGGTAGACATCAACCTGGAACAGGAGAGATGGACTACAAGCAAATTTTTGAAACTATCGAAAAGATTGGCTATAAAGGGGTAATTGGTTTAGAGTATTTTCCGAATGGTAAAAGTGATGAAAGCTTTGATTGGCTTACCTTTTAA